AGTAAAAGATGAATACCAATGTAAATGACAATGCCAACCTTTATTCGTTGCAACTGGCGGTAAAAATTGGGTAGCCGATGACGTAGATCGAGAATAGAGTCGATGAAGTCGAAATAAATATAATAGGCCCCCATGGGTGCGACTGCCCGAACAAAATGATTGGTCTCCAGGGAAAACCAATCGCGGAATGTATATACGCGCAGGCCAAAATAAAACAGCCAGGCCAGCATGTATAATGTATACAGGCCATAGTTTCGATCCCGATACGTAGTCCACTGGACTATGTTCATCAACATGATCGAGAGTACCATGCCTGTAAAAACCGCGCCCCAAATCTGGAAGGTCATAAGGTAACATGTCATTCAAGGTCATCTGGCTTCGCTGTCATTGAAGGTCATAAGTAGTCATACATTGCTTAATGACTCAATGATAGCGAAGCCAGATGAGCAGAGGGCGCCAATTATTTCTCGATCAATACGTTGGTCTGGGCATTTGCCTCAAAGGTATTGGCTGTATTGAGGTCGGTATTGGCCGAAGCCCCATAGCTGACGAACACACCATACCCACCACTACCACTGATTTTTGTATTTTTAACCGACATCAAGGCTTTCGTGCCGTAGATCGCAATGCTGGCTTTTTTAGCCGATACGATCACACTGCTGCCAGCGTTGCTAACTTCAGCATATTGCAGTTCATTCTTGCTGTCCTGCGAGTAGCAGATAATACCTTTCCAGTAGGGGGCTGAGCGGTCGGCCCCTGCGAAGACAATCTTGTTCGTCGTTGTCCCTTTGGCCGATAGATATCCGGCTGTGTTGATTCGGATAACAGCATCGCGGTTCATTTCAATGATAACACCAGGCGCTAGTTTCCAGCCTGCGTCGACCGAAAAGTCACCACTGATCCGGTAGGGCGTTTTGTCATTGAAACCGTTCCAGGCCACCTCATTAGTGCCTTTGATACCCGAGGGCGTAATGTCGACAATGTTACGGCCATTGCCGCCCGTGAAGGTTGAAGTGGCATCAAGCTTGGCTACGTTTTCGGCATTCAGCAGGATACCCGCTTCCGTATTGCTGGTAAAGCTGTTCTGGGCGAACTCCCGGAGAATGCCACCATCCAGCACATACAGGCCGTAGCCATCGTTTTGCGAGAACAGACAGTTTTTCAGCGCAATCTGAGCATGACTTCCTCCCGACATGAACAGGGCGGCTTTGGTGGTGCTATATACTGTGCGGCTGCCTGCGTGCATTACCTCTACATATTCCATCGTGTTGGCGTTGCTGCCTGAGTAGAGCGACACGCCTATCCAATAGCCTTTGGTTTTCTGTACACCCACAAATTTTATTTTATTCTCTGCCGTTCCTTTGGCGATCAGTAAACCACCGCCATCGTTGACATTCATCCGTACATCACGTTCGAAGGCAATGACTACTCCCGGATTGATCGTCAATTCGTTGTTGACATCGATACTTTTCGTTACGATATAATCGGGCAGGTCAGGATTCAGAACGCGGTCGATCAGGGTGGTTTTAACGGTGATGTTCGCCGTAATCGCCAGAGGTTCAGCTACGGAGGCTGTTACGAGTACTTTGTCGGTACTTTTACCATTGGTGCTGGTCACGGCCAGTTCCAGTTCATACTCGCCAATTTCGTCGGGTTTGAAGGTGGGTTTGAACGAAGCCGCGTCGCTCAGGGTAACGGTGCTTTTAGCGGGTTTACGCACCAGCGTCCATTGGTACGATAAAGGCTTACCCTGACTGTCGTTGGAAGCTGACCCGTCGAGATTGACGGTCTGGCCAACCTGTACCGATTGATCGGGACCGGCATTGGCTGTAAGCGAACCCGATGGGTTGACTTCGGTTTCTTTCTTGCAACTGGTCAGGAAGAAGAGGCTGGCCATCAGAAACGAGATGAGCAGTTTCAGGGCCACTACTGCCGGGGCAAAGGTAATGTGGGCCGGGAGGGCCAGTGTTGGGTACGTTGGTGTTGGTTTCATGAAGAGGCCGCTCGTGCGGAGATTTGTTGTTTAACGGCAACAAAGGTATTGGCACACATTGCGACCTGGAATAAGGAACCGGCTGAAACGGAAAAAGCCGTGGTTGAACTGGCGTTGTTGGAGGTAAACTGTAAAAAACAGCCTATGAATCGACATTGATAAGCGGCAATCTGACCACAAACTGCCCATTCGTTTCCTGAACGGTTGGCATCGACTGGCCGAGCATCTGATACTTCGCCAGGATGTTGCTCAGACCAACGCCATTGGATAACACCCGCGCCTGTTTTTTCTGTAAGGTATTTCGAACGATCAAAAAGCCCCGTTCATCCGTTTCAATACTGATCGTTAGCGGTTGATCGGCCAAAACGATATTGTGCTTTACGGCATTTTCGAGTAAAAGCTGAAGTGTTAGCGGGGGGAGTTGGTAGGTATCGAATCGTTTATCAACGGAAACGGTCAGAATAAGTCCGGAGCCATGTCGGGTTTTCAGCAGGTGATAATACGAATCCACAAAGGTCATTTCCGTTGTCAGATCGGTCAGATTCTGTTCACCGGCCCGGAGAATATACCGATACACGGAGCTAAGTTCTTCGGCAAACTGCTCAGCTTGCGCCGGATTCTCACCAATCAGCGAAACCAGCGAATTGAGGCTGTTGAACAGGAAGTGCGGATTGACCTGCTGCTTTAGCATATCGAGTTGTCGCTGTACATGCAACTCCTTTAACTCATATTCCCGTTTTACACTCTCTTTCCATTTCTGGTAGGAGTAGATGGATTCAAAAACGCCGATGGAAAGCAGGTTGCAGATAAACCCAATCAGCAATGTCCACCGAAAAATAACGGGATCATAACGATAGCCAGGAACCTCAAACCAATCATACAGCAGAAAAATCAGGCAAACCAATAGCGCCGTGACAATGATGTAGAAAATTAGACAGTAGAGGATGCGCCGAAGCGCCTGATCGAGTTCGGTATAGCAGTAACGCATATACTTCATCCAGGTGTCCATGAGCCAGGCAAAGGCTATATACAGAATCGTTACCCCAGTAGTTACCGGAATGAATAGGGCCAGATCATCGAAATAGCGAGTGCCCAGAATCAGATAGTTCGCAATGAATACCGCCGGATAGCTCAACAGCATGACCAGAATGTCGTAGCGGTCGAGAGTATACCATTGTTTCATGCGTGCCTAGAAAGAAAGTCTACATTAAAGCGAGGTTAAAAATAGTAATTTACGAACTACGACGAATGAGGTACGATCTGACTTTCGCAGGTAATTCCGGCGATAGCCATCCATCGACATCATTCGTCGTAGTTCGTAAAAAGGGGAGTTACTTCTCTGCCAATTGGAGTTCGGCTGTTTTTTGCGCGATGTCGTGATTGATTTTCGGCACCGTTTTCAGGTATTCATAGATAGCGCCCACTTCCCGATCAGATAAAACCATTTTGGGCTCCATCGGATATTTGAGAATACTACCGTCGGGCCGTACGCCAAACTTCACGGCCCGAATAAACTGCTCTTTCGTATACCGGCGACCAATGCCCGTTTTTTCGTCAAAGGTCAGATTGGCGGTTATTACTTTTTTGCCGCCTTCGCCCACCATTTCGATACCACCGCCATAATACCCTTTGGTTTTTTCGGGATGGACTTTGTCCTGGTCAATCAGGTCGCCTGAGTGGCAGGCATAGCAATCGCCAATGGCGTCGGCTGTGTAGCGGCCAAGGGCCACCAGATTGGCGCTATCGGGGAAAGCTACTACCTGACCCTTGTAGGGAAGCGGCTTCATAATGGTATTTGCCAGTACTTTTGAGAACAACGAAAATTCGGAAGCCGGGGCTTCCTGGTTCGATGGTTGTACCGGGAAACGGTCGGAGCGAAGCCAGGCAATCACCGATTTCAGGTCTTCGTCGGCCATGTTCGGATACTGAGGCATAACCGGTGCATACGAGCCATCCCGTCGTATGCCTGTACGCAGGAAATACATCAGTTCACCGTCGGTCCATTTACCAATGCCTTTTTCTTTATCCTGCGTAATATTTTTGGAGTAGAGCTTGCCGAAAATGGCTGGTACTTCGGCCAGGTATTTGCCGGTCAGGCGGTTGTTTTTGTCGGCATGGCACGACATGCACTGAATCTGGGCAATGACTTCACCACGAGCTACACGGGCTGGTGTGCTTTCAACCGTAATGGCAGGAATAGTAGGCGGGTCGTAGGTAGGGACGCCCACAATGGAGACATAAGCGCCGAAGCCAAGTAACGCCACAAGGACGCAGCCTAGGATAAGGCCGACAATTTTAAGAGCTTTTTTCATTGTATTTGTCTGTTTAAAGAGGAACATGGCCGTTAAGACCGAGGCAAAATTGCGGGCTAAACATCTATGTACCAGTTCGGTTTCGGATGAAGCGGTATTCTATTGGGCTGAACTGAAAAAAGGCCGTTGTGAAACGGCCTTTTTGCTAGCTGAATTTTATAACCCGTGTCTTATTTCACCGAAATGGTACGCGATGGCTGAGCAACTGGTGTGTTAATGCTCATCGCATGTACACTCTTGTCGTTACCCGAAACGACCTGGATCTGGTAAGCACCATCGTTCAATTCTGATAAATCGAATTTTACGTGAACGTTACCTTCTTTTTTATTGATGTACTTTGTGGCGAGGGTAAACCCATCCGAATCCAATAATGAAATCTCCATAGCTTTACCCGGTTCGCGTTCAACCATCACATTTACTTTCGATGGTACTGCCGATGGGTAAATAGCTACTTTATACGAATTTGTAATAGCTGTTGGGCCAACCGATACCGGAGACTTTGGTAGGTGAGGTGCGTGTTTTGCAAACGCAGATGTACTCAGCAGTACAGCAGCAAGGAGTGTTGTGGCAATTGTTTTCATGACTTTCAGAAGTTATTTGTTGTTTATGATTCGCCATAGCGGTTAAAAAGAACGTTGCAAAGCTATAGCGTCACAATGCGCTGCTAAACAGATTGTTAGCCGAAGCGTTAGGATTCAGGGTTGAACCGCATAAATCACGCTTTCAATTGATATTCGCTGATCTTTAGTAAGTTAGATTAGCGTTGGAGGGAAAGTATAGGTTAATTGGGGCGGTAGTTTCGGCACATTATCATGCGATTAGTGCCTTAGAACTGACGGTTCATCACAGGTTCATACCGTTTCGAACAATGATTTGTGGGTTTAATACAACTGCGGGTTGCAGATTGGCTAGTCTGTCATGTATTTTTAGTCTCCCAAATACGCAATCATCTTAACTCTTTTAACCAATGAACGTACTGCTGATTGAAGACGAGGAATTAGCCGTTCGCAAACTCACCAAATTATTGCAGGACGTAGACCCTACTATTACGATTGTAGGTACCGAAGCTAGTGTTCGGTCGTCGGTGGCCTGGCTCAATGCCAATGGTCCTGGCCAACCGCTGGCTCCCGATCTGATTCTGATGGATATTGAACTGGCCGACGGACAAAGCTTTGAGATTTTCGAGCAGACAACCGTCAGTGCGCCCGTTATCTTCACGACTTCCTACGATGAGTATGCGCTTAAGGCCTTCAAAGTCAATAGTATCGATTATTTATTGAAGCCGATCAAACGGCACGAGCTGGAAGCCAGCCTGACTAAATACCGCCGGACGAAAGGCGGAACGACTACTGAGTCGGGAGAAACAAAAAACAATCACCTGGGTACGGTCGACATTGACGCACTGGTACAACAACTCCGCCAGCAGATTCAGCCCAGCGATTACCGGCGCCGGTTTCTGGTGAAACATCTGCAACAGTGGGTCCCGGTTGAGGTCAGCGACATTGCTTATTTTTATTCAGAAGAAGGGGTAAGCCTGTTCCGTACGACAAGCAATCAGAAATTTTCGCTGGATTACCCGCTCGATGAACTCGAAAATATGCTTGATCCATCGCAGTTTTTTCGGGCCAACCGGCAGTTTATCGTACACATCAACACCGTCCAGCAGATTCACCCATACTTTAACAATAAGCTCAAACTGACCCTCAAACCCGCTACCGACGACGAAGTGCTGGTAAGCCGCGAACGCGCCACGGAGTTTAAGAAATGGATGGGGAAATAGAGAAAAACGGTGTATACTATATAGGCGTTTGGTATAGAATTGTCATACAGTAAACCTTTTTAGTAGCTTTACGCCGTGGAAAAAACCGGCTTTATCGAAATACGCGTAACTGGCACCAAAGGCAACCTTGATCTGACTCCTGACACCTATGATATTCGTGAGGTGATGGCTGTCCTTGAACAGGTGGAATGCTTGCTATTTCCAGCCGACCGGAAAGATCGACCAACGATCAGTTACCAAATCCAGGGCGGTTCTGTGCGCCATATTTTTAAGACTGCCGTTCAGTACATTATTGGATTCAATGCGCTGATTGGTCAGATCAGCCAGCGGCAGAACATTGATTTTCTGGAATCAGCTACGGCCAAAGCGTTTGAAGAGTTTCAGGAAATGGCCGTACAACGCGGCTATACCTTCATTATTCGTACATCCGAGCCAAACACCAGCGAATTACGGATTGATCGCACTACGAAGTTGTATCGGACCGAAGCCGTCTGGGCCGAAGCTGAATTCTATTTGTATGGTCGGGTGACCAATGCCGGTGGAAAAGATAGGGCCAATATTCACCTGCAAACAGACGACTATGGCGTGGTTATTATCAAAACGCCAATTGCCATTTTAGAAAAGCTGGAAGGTAATATCCTGTATCGAACGTTTGGCGTTCGGGTGCTGGGAAAGCAGCACACGGAGACCGGGGAACTGGACCGCTCGGAACTTCGATTTGTTGAACTGGTCGATTATCATCCCAATTACGACGAGGCCTATTTACAATCGCTACGTACTAAAGCTAAGAAGAACTGGCTAGGCTCTGTCAATTCCGATACCTGGTTACGTGACTTGCGAGGAAACTATGACGCCTAAATCTGTACTGCTGGATACGAGCTTTTTTCTACGCTTTCTGAACGACGAAGATCCGTTATATTCTCATGCTGATGGGTATTTCCGTTATTTTCTTCAGCAGGAAATGATTATGCTCATCTCCACCATTTCAATCGCTGAATATTGCGTTGGAGGAGATATTTCCGAATTACCGTTGAAAAATCTTCAAATTTTGCCTTTCAATATTAGCCACGCTCGGCGGACTGGCGAGTTTGCCCGGCTGGTATTTCGGCATCGTAATAAGCTTGAACTGATCAGCCGGATGATTATTCCTAATGATACTAAGCTGTTTGCCCAAGCCGATGTAGAAGCATCCGTTCTGTATTACCTGTCGTCAGACGTTGAAAGTCAGAAAATTTATGGCTTGCTACGTTCGCAGAATGCCGGACCAAAATTTGAGTTTCTGAATCTAAAAACGCCACCATCAGAAGCATTTGGAATTTTGGATTTACGGTAGATTCAGCAGTCGACGGCCTTAGGATACCAGTATTTCTAAATCCCTATGAAAAAACTCTATTTCCTATTCTGTCTTCTGATTACGCTTTCGGTTCAGGCACAAACAGGTAAAAAAACGGGCTCTCTGGCCGATGTCGCGTTTATGGAAGGTCGCTGGCTGGGTACCTTTAACGGAGGACCTATTGAAGCCGCCTGGATTGCCCCTGTTGGTGATAACCTGTCGGGCTTCATGCGAATGATGAAAGACAACAAGGTGACGATGTACGAGATGTTGATCTTTGAACAAACCAGCGAAGGGCCAATCGTACTGGTTAAACATTTTAAGCCGGGCCTGATCGGGCAGGAAGAAAAAGATAAATCGGATCGCTATCGGTTTATTGAAGCCAGTTCTAACCGGGCTTTGTTCGAGAAAGAGGATGGCTCTATCCGCATCATTTACGAAAAACGCGGAGCCAATCAGTTAGTGATTCAGCGCGGCCAGCCCAAAGATGGAAACTGGGCGTTCAGCGACCTTTTTGTTTTCAAACGCGTCAACTAGATCGTATTGGTTAAAAACGTCGGCACGAGCCCTACGGAGAATAAACATTTATTCTCCGTAGGGCTCGTGCCGACGTTTTTAACTTAATTATGCACGAATGAATATGATTTGTTGGGGTCCAGCAACGGATGTGGTCCTTTCAATTCGTTGTCGCCGATGGTAAGGGCCAGATTCTCGAAGAAAACATCCATCACCCAGGGTTCGAACCGGAATTCGAAGTCGTTGTGTTCTTGATGAGCGATCTGAAAAATAGAATAGCGTTCTGGGCAGAACTCAAACTGGAGCATAAGGGCATCAACGGGATGTTTATTAAAATGCACCTGCCCATTGGTGTTGGTGGTGCCCTGTTGAATATCGGCTCCATTTTTAACACCAACCAGGATATAACTCAACAATTGCTTATTGGTGTCAACAATACGGATCGTAAGCTGATTGCCCGGAACTGTTCTACTTTTTACCAGGACAAAGTCTTTATCCGGTTTTGGGCGGCTATTCAGGATAATCTGGTCGCCCTGGAGTTTCCAGGTTCCTTTTCCCATACGGTCGAGGGCGCCGTAGGCGAAGAAAAATTCAAATGTAGAATCCGGGTTTAGTTTGATCCCGGATCCAACTTCACGGACGCCTGTGAGGTAGTATTCTCCGGCGACAGATCTTGGCGTTTTCTGGGCAATGGATTGTGTCATAATCAGGGTAGCTACCAATCCGAGGACTGGCGTATAAAATGCGTTCATGTAGTTGTTGTCTTGCTCAAAATTACATGAACACATGCCCCGATAGCCAGCGCTAGTTTGTAACGGGAGTTGAAAAGTGTATAACTGGAGTAGATCAAAACGTAAACCACAAGCTACGTAGTTCGGGCAAATCCTGCTAGTGCGGTAACTGGCTAATGGGGCGAATCTGAATGTTTCGGTAAAATACCTCTGCCCCTTCTGACTGAATCTGAATCTTACCTTTCGTGAGGGGCACGATTTCGCCGTTGACGACATGACGTGTATGTACCAGCATGAGATTGACTTTGCCGTTCATAACGTGCAGACAGGTGTCGCCCAGGCAATATAATTCAACGACATTCCATTGGCCCGATGGTTTTTCATTGTCGGGATTTTTTAGGCAGGTGCGGCCATTAGGGGTTTTATCCTGAAAGGTAATTGGCGTAGCTTCGGGCTGATAAATGAATTTTCCCTTGTCGTTTTTCGTGGCCGGAATATCGGCCAGTACATTCATCACCCCCCAATAGTCACCACAATCTCCCTCCTGAATTTGGAACTCGAACGACTCCATCCAGAGCATAGGTGTTCCATGCGATCCAACGCTATGGTAGAGCAAACCACTATCGCGCGGCTGATCAAGTTTGGGTGGCCACTTTTGGGTTCCCCATTTGAATTCGGCCCGGAAATGGTAGTTCTCAAACTCGGCCAGTGTATTGATGCCCCCAAATGTTTGGCCTGAAATCCGTAAGGCAGGTTGCCCATCGGCCATCACCACAGAGAAAACATGGTTGGGATCGTTGTTGAGGCCAATCGGGGCTGGTTTTGGCGCTTGCTTATCTGCCGAATAAGGTCGATCGAGATAGGTTTCCCAGCCCCTCAAATCTTTTCCGTTGAATAGGGATTGCCAGCCGGTTGCTTTTTCCCTGCTTTGACCCAGTATTGAACCGTAAAACAAACTCAGGCAGGATGCCAGGACATATACTTTCATAGAACGAAGATGTACAACAATTTAGCGAACAGACGGTTTACGTCGGGATATATGATTTACACAACGTATGGATATGAAACAGTCTTTGATCGTGCTTCTACTCGGCCTTGGTCTGGCCGCTGGTTGTCAGAAGAAAGAAAATGCAAAAGGATTGGATACGGGCAATTTGGATAGCGCCAAAGAAGAGGTATCGACCGTTGGTAATCCGAAGTTACTCTATACACTACCCGACAAGTACAATACGCCCGATGGAATGGCTCTGGCACCCGATGGATCGGTTTACCTGTCGGTTCCTAATCTGGCCGATAACAGCTATCCTGGTGTTATTGTAAAATTCGCCAAAGACTCTGTTCGGTTTTTTGCCAGTTTACCAGCCCATCCCGACACAAAACACGCCTGCCCGATGGATTTGGCTTTCGGACCTGACGGTAATCTGTATTATGCTGACAATCAGTATGAAAACGATAAAGATTACAAGTCGCGGCTGATGCGGATTCGCATGAAGGGTAGCCAGATCGTTGGAATTGAGCCTGTGGTAACTGGCTTTGGCTTGTCAAACGCTGTAGTCTGGAAAGGGAATACAATTTACGTAACCGATAGCCAGTGGGACATGCCTGACAACGACAAAGGTAGTGCGGTGTTCCATTTCACAATGGATGAACTCGCCAAAGGCCCTGTTGCTCTGAAGCCTAAAACGATGGACCCGCACATTCTGGCTACATTTACGACGCAGGTTAATGAAACGGGTGTTGATAACGGAGCCGATGGCCTGGATTACGACAGTAAAGGCACTTTTTATACGGGTTCGTTCGGCGACGGGACGCTCTACAAACTGACATTGAAGCCAGATGGCTCTTTAGCGTCAAAAGAAGTGGTGAATACCGATCAAAAAATTGCCTGTGTGGATGGATTGATCATCGACCGGAAGACTGATAAAATTTACCTATGCAACTCCCGAATGAATGCTGTGATGACCGTTACGCCCAATGGTAAGGTGAGCACACTTGTTCAAAATGGCGATACAGAAGGCGGAACTGGTAAAATTGACCAACCCGCTGAGGTTCTTTTGAAAGGGAATCGACTTTACATTACAGACTACGACAAGCCCGAGAAGAAATTCGTTAATACGAAAGCCGACAAAGTACACACCATGTCGTATGTAGATTTGTAACGTGGACCTCTGGTCCGCATAATTCGTTAAGTATTAACTATGCGGACCAGGGAATTACAGTTATAATGGTTTCAGTTCCAGATTGCGCCAGCGGACTTTAATTCCCCCGCCATCGTGAATTTGCAGGGCAATAGAACCGTCGGCCTGACCAATCTTTTCGTCGTGCATATCGACCATCTCTTTACCATTGAGGTAGGTCTGAACATGGTCACCTTCAACCCGAATCCGCATTTTGTTCCATTGTTCGGGTTTTAGAATCGTTTCTTTTTCGTCAGGAATCTGAACCAGCCAGCCCCGGCCGTAGGATTCATAAATGCCGCCCGTATCGTGGTTGGGGGGAGCTACTTCAACCTGCCAGCCACTGACTTTAGTGCCTTCGATGGTTGACCGGAAAAAGACGCCACTGTTGCCGTTAGCTTCCTGTTTGAATTCCAGCGTTAGGTCGAAGTTCTTATAAAATTTTTCGGTAGCCAGGTAGCCGTATTTTTTGTCGGGACCGCTTTCGCATACCAGGTTGCCATCTTCAACGTACCACTTTTCAGTGCCGTAGATTTTCCAGCCGTCCAGATTTTTTCCATTGAACAGGCTAATGGTTTTTTTAGCGGGGGCTGCCATTATAAACAGAATGAGCAGCAATCCGGCCGTAAGTACTTTGGTCATTAGAAATTACAGGTTTAATGTTTGGGGTTCTGGGTTCGAAATTACAGATAAAACGGCGATCAGAAGCTCTCTGGCTATGGTTAATGGGAACTAGCCATAAGCACACAAACCGGAGCGGGTACTTTGACAGACTGACCGGTGTAAGTTAACAGGCCTGTTTTCTGATCGCGTCTGAAAATCGTGATGTTGTCCGTATCCTGATGGGCCACGAATACAAATTCTCCTTTCGGGTCGATCAGGAAATTACGGGGAGTTTTGCCTTCCGTCGGTTGCTCACCCACTTTAGTCAGCTTTCCATCTTTTCCAACAGCCAGGATCGCCAGGCCGTTAAAGCCCCGATTCGACTGATACAGAAATTTGCCGGATGGGTCAATATGAATGTCAGCACTGGTATTCTGACCGCTAAAGTTGGCAGGTAGTGTTGGTACATTATCCTGCATCAGCGTTAGTTTGCCCGTTTTGGCATCGCGGGAAAAAGAAGCTACCGTAGAGGTCAGTTCTTCAACCAGATAGGCGTATTTGCCATTGGGATGAAACGTAAAATGCCGTGGACCTGAACCGGGCTTTACACTCACATAGGGTGTTGAAGCTGGCTTGACCTTACTATTCGCTACGTCGATTTCAAAGATATTCAGCTTATCGGTGCCCAGATCAGCAACATAAACAAATCGGTTGTCAGGGGCTAGCGTTGCCGAATGGACATGGGCTTTTTCCTGACGTTGTGCATTAGGACCAGTGCCTTCATCCTGCACTTTATCGGTCGACTCCCCCAGAGTGCCATCGGCTTTGATGGGTAATACGGCCAGGCTACCCCCGCCATAATTGGATACAAAAGCGGTTTTGCCTGTATGGTCAACACTCACATGGCAGGGCCCCGCGCTTAGCGACGATTGACTGTTCATAAACTGAAGTTTG
This window of the Spirosoma aerolatum genome carries:
- a CDS encoding PKD domain-containing protein, with translation MKPTPTYPTLALPAHITFAPAVVALKLLISFLMASLFFLTSCKKETEVNPSGSLTANAGPDQSVQVGQTVNLDGSASNDSQGKPLSYQWTLVRKPAKSTVTLSDAASFKPTFKPDEIGEYELELAVTSTNGKSTDKVLVTASVAEPLAITANITVKTTLIDRVLNPDLPDYIVTKSIDVNNELTINPGVVIAFERDVRMNVNDGGGLLIAKGTAENKIKFVGVQKTKGYWIGVSLYSGSNANTMEYVEVMHAGSRTVYSTTKAALFMSGGSHAQIALKNCLFSQNDGYGLYVLDGGILREFAQNSFTSNTEAGILLNAENVAKLDATSTFTGGNGRNIVDITPSGIKGTNEVAWNGFNDKTPYRISGDFSVDAGWKLAPGVIIEMNRDAVIRINTAGYLSAKGTTTNKIVFAGADRSAPYWKGIICYSQDSKNELQYAEVSNAGSSVIVSAKKASIAIYGTKALMSVKNTKISGSGGYGVFVSYGASANTDLNTANTFEANAQTNVLIEK
- a CDS encoding sensor histidine kinase; protein product: MKQWYTLDRYDILVMLLSYPAVFIANYLILGTRYFDDLALFIPVTTGVTILYIAFAWLMDTWMKYMRYCYTELDQALRRILYCLIFYIIVTALLVCLIFLLYDWFEVPGYRYDPVIFRWTLLIGFICNLLSIGVFESIYSYQKWKESVKREYELKELHVQRQLDMLKQQVNPHFLFNSLNSLVSLIGENPAQAEQFAEELSSVYRYILRAGEQNLTDLTTEMTFVDSYYHLLKTRHGSGLILTVSVDKRFDTYQLPPLTLQLLLENAVKHNIVLADQPLTISIETDERGFLIVRNTLQKKQARVLSNGVGLSNILAKYQMLGQSMPTVQETNGQFVVRLPLINVDS
- a CDS encoding c-type cytochrome — protein: MKKALKIVGLILGCVLVALLGFGAYVSIVGVPTYDPPTIPAITVESTPARVARGEVIAQIQCMSCHADKNNRLTGKYLAEVPAIFGKLYSKNITQDKEKGIGKWTDGELMYFLRTGIRRDGSYAPVMPQYPNMADEDLKSVIAWLRSDRFPVQPSNQEAPASEFSLFSKVLANTIMKPLPYKGQVVAFPDSANLVALGRYTADAIGDCYACHSGDLIDQDKVHPEKTKGYYGGGIEMVGEGGKKVITANLTFDEKTGIGRRYTKEQFIRAVKFGVRPDGSILKYPMEPKMVLSDREVGAIYEYLKTVPKINHDIAQKTAELQLAEK
- a CDS encoding T9SS type A sorting domain-containing protein, translated to MKTIATTLLAAVLLSTSAFAKHAPHLPKSPVSVGPTAITNSYKVAIYPSAVPSKVNVMVEREPGKAMEISLLDSDGFTLATKYINKKEGNVHVKFDLSELNDGAYQIQVVSGNDKSVHAMSINTPVAQPSRTISVK
- a CDS encoding LytR/AlgR family response regulator transcription factor codes for the protein MNVLLIEDEELAVRKLTKLLQDVDPTITIVGTEASVRSSVAWLNANGPGQPLAPDLILMDIELADGQSFEIFEQTTVSAPVIFTTSYDEYALKAFKVNSIDYLLKPIKRHELEASLTKYRRTKGGTTTESGETKNNHLGTVDIDALVQQLRQQIQPSDYRRRFLVKHLQQWVPVEVSDIAYFYSEEGVSLFRTTSNQKFSLDYPLDELENMLDPSQFFRANRQFIVHINTVQQIHPYFNNKLKLTLKPATDDEVLVSRERATEFKKWMGK
- a CDS encoding PIN domain-containing protein, producing MTPKSVLLDTSFFLRFLNDEDPLYSHADGYFRYFLQQEMIMLISTISIAEYCVGGDISELPLKNLQILPFNISHARRTGEFARLVFRHRNKLELISRMIIPNDTKLFAQADVEASVLYYLSSDVESQKIYGLLRSQNAGPKFEFLNLKTPPSEAFGILDLR
- a CDS encoding DUF6265 family protein; protein product: MKKLYFLFCLLITLSVQAQTGKKTGSLADVAFMEGRWLGTFNGGPIEAAWIAPVGDNLSGFMRMMKDNKVTMYEMLIFEQTSEGPIVLVKHFKPGLIGQEEKDKSDRYRFIEASSNRALFEKEDGSIRIIYEKRGANQLVIQRGQPKDGNWAFSDLFVFKRVN
- a CDS encoding 3-keto-disaccharide hydrolase; amino-acid sequence: MKVYVLASCLSLFYGSILGQSREKATGWQSLFNGKDLRGWETYLDRPYSADKQAPKPAPIGLNNDPNHVFSVVMADGQPALRISGQTFGGINTLAEFENYHFRAEFKWGTQKWPPKLDQPRDSGLLYHSVGSHGTPMLWMESFEFQIQEGDCGDYWGVMNVLADIPATKNDKGKFIYQPEATPITFQDKTPNGRTCLKNPDNEKPSGQWNVVELYCLGDTCLHVMNGKVNLMLVHTRHVVNGEIVPLTKGKIQIQSEGAEVFYRNIQIRPISQLPH
- a CDS encoding SMP-30/gluconolactonase/LRE family protein → MKQSLIVLLLGLGLAAGCQKKENAKGLDTGNLDSAKEEVSTVGNPKLLYTLPDKYNTPDGMALAPDGSVYLSVPNLADNSYPGVIVKFAKDSVRFFASLPAHPDTKHACPMDLAFGPDGNLYYADNQYENDKDYKSRLMRIRMKGSQIVGIEPVVTGFGLSNAVVWKGNTIYVTDSQWDMPDNDKGSAVFHFTMDELAKGPVALKPKTMDPHILATFTTQVNETGVDNGADGLDYDSKGTFYTGSFGDGTLYKLTLKPDGSLASKEVVNTDQKIACVDGLIIDRKTDKIYLCNSRMNAVMTVTPNGKVSTLVQNGDTEGGTGKIDQPAEVLLKGNRLYITDYDKPEKKFVNTKADKVHTMSYVDL
- a CDS encoding 3-keto-disaccharide hydrolase gives rise to the protein MTKVLTAGLLLILFIMAAPAKKTISLFNGKNLDGWKIYGTEKWYVEDGNLVCESGPDKKYGYLATEKFYKNFDLTLEFKQEANGNSGVFFRSTIEGTKVSGWQVEVAPPNHDTGGIYESYGRGWLVQIPDEKETILKPEQWNKMRIRVEGDHVQTYLNGKEMVDMHDEKIGQADGSIALQIHDGGGIKVRWRNLELKPL